DNA sequence from the Pantanalinema sp. genome:
AACCTGAAGGGCTCCATGCGCACGGTGCTGCGGATGATCAAGGGCACCTTCGCCATCTCGAAGGCCACCATCGTCCAGTGCCAGCCCGAGACCCGCCGCCTGACCATGCTGGCGGCGATCGGGGTCGAGGAGCGGCTGGTGCTCAAGCTGAGCGATCGCGCCGAGCGCTTCTGGCTCTCCAACGACACCCCGCTCGACGCCGAGGCGATGGAGCGCGAGCCCGCCCTGCGCCACTTCCTCGCCCAGAACGAGGACGTGCTCGCGCAGCTGCCGACCACCCTGTGGATCCCCCTGGTCATGAAGGGCCAGTTCTACGGCCTCTTGGTCCTCTCGGACAAGCTGGGCGGCGCGCCGTACTCGGCGACCGACCGGGACCTGCTGGGGGTCATGGCGCGCCAGATCGCGGTCGCGCTCCACAACCACGCCCTCAACTTCAAGCTGGATCTCAAGGTCGTCGAGCTGGAGCGGCTTCACGAGATCTCGAGCATCATCCACTCGAGCCTCAACCGCCAGACCATCGTCCGCGAGCTGGTCGGCAACGCGGTGTCGCTGCTCAACGCGCGGCGCGGCATCCTCATGAGCTACGACGACCACGCCCAGCAGTTCGAGTTCGAGGCCGCCTTCGGCTTCACCTACTGGCCGGTCGGCTCCCGCTTCAAGGTCAGCGAGCTGTGGCTCGAGGACGTGCTGCGCTCGGGCGAGGGCCAGATCTGGCACGACCCGCTCATGATCCCGGCCGAGCTGGACAGCTTCACCTGCCTGGCGGTGCCCATCAAGGTCAGAGACCGGGTGGTGGGCGTCCTTGCCGTCTTCGACAAGGAGGCGGGGATGGGCATCGGCTCGTTCACCGACAGCGATTGCCAGCTCCTCGCGGCGCTCGCGGTCCAGGCCGCGGCCAGCATCGAGAACGCGCGCCTCTACGAGCTCGCCACCGTCGACGGCCTCACCAAGCTCTACATCCGGCGCCACTTCGAGCAGCGCTTCGTCGAGGAGATGCGCCGCTCCCAGCGCTACGGCTCGCCCCTGGGCCTGATGATGATCGACATCGACTTCTTCAAGAAGTTCAACGACAGCTACGGCCACGCCACCGGCGACGAGGTCCTCAAGCTGGTCGCCGCCACCATCCGCAAGTGCGTCCGCGAGGACCTGGACATCCCCGCGCGCTACGGCGGCGAGGAGATGATGGTCCTGATGCCCGAGACCGGCCCCGAGGGCGCCGTGCTGCTCGCCGAGCGCATCCGCCAGGCCATCGAGTCGACGGATTTGCCCGGCCCCAACGGCGAGACCCTGCACGTGGCCGTCTCCATCGGGGTGGCGACTTTCCCCGAGCACGCGACCAGCGAGGATCAGCTGATGGAGCTCGCCGATCAGGCCCTCTACGTCTCCAAGCGCACCGGCCGCAACCGGGTGACGCTCTACGCTCCCGAGGCCACGGCGCACGAGGTTTCTTAGCCATCTTGCACTAGTCCCTCGCTTGGCCCCTCCCTAGCATGGCTTCGCCGGATGCCATCGCAGAGGAGGGGCTTCATGTCGCACCCGATCGCACAGTCGCACGCACAGCCGATCGCAGACCACCTGAGCACCGGGGCTCACCTCCAGCACGCCCAGTTCCCCGTCGAGACCCTGCCTCTCGATGTCGTCGCGCCCCTTCTGGGGCCGGTCACCTGGGGGGCTGTTCTGGCCTCGCTCCTGGTGCTCGGCTACTCCATGCTGCTGGCGCGCAACGTGGTGGCCCAGCCCGCGGGCAACGCGCGCATGCAGGAGATCTCGGGGGCCATCCAGGAGGGGGCCATGGCCTACCTCAACCGGCAGTACCGCACCATCGCGGTGGTCGGGGTGGTGCTGGCCATCCTGCTGGGCTTCGCCTTCCAGAGCCCGGTGCCCACCATCGGCTTCGTGATCGGGGCGGTGTTCTCGGCGCTCGCGGGCTACGTGGGCATGAACATCTCGGTGCGCGCCAACGTTCGCACGGCCCAGGCCGCCGAGAAGGGTCTCGCCTCGGCCCTGTCGGTGGCCTTCAAGGGCGGGGCGGTGACCGGCATGGCGGTCGTGGGCCTGGGGCTTCTGGGCGTGGCGGGGATCTTCCTGGCCCTGTGGAGCGGCCCCGGCGAGGTCGAGCAGTTCAACATGGCCATCGAGGGCCTCGCCTTCGGCGCCTCCTTGATCTCCTTGTTCGCGCGCCTGGGCGGGGGCATCTTCACCAAGGCGGCCGACGTGGGCGCCGACCTGGTGGGCAAGGTCGAGGCGGGCATCCCCGAGGACGACCCGCGCAACCCCGCCGTCATCGCGGACAACGTGGGCGACAACGTGGGCGACTGCGCCGGCATGGGGGCGGACCTCTTCGAGACCTACGTGGTGACCATGGTCGCGGCGATCCTGCTCGGCCAGATGGCCTTCCCCGGCTCGGCGGTGGGGGTGATCTTCCCGCTGGCGCTCGGGGGGGCGGCCATCGTGGCTTCGATCGTGGGGTCCTGGTTCGTCAGGCTCGGCGCCAACAACGCCATCATGGGCGCCCTCTACAAGGGCACCATCGTCTCGACGGTCATCTCGGCGGTCCTGTTCTACTTCATCAACCAGGCGATCACGGGCCAGGTGGCCTACTTCCTGGCCTCGCTGGTGGGGCTCGCGGTCATGGTCCTCATCACGGTGATCACCGAGTACTACACCTCCACGGCGTATCGCCCGGTCCGCGAGATCGCGAAGGCCTCCCAGACGGGGGCCGCCACCAACATCATCGCGGGCCTCGCGGTGGGGATGGAGTCGACGCTCGCCCCCATCCTCGTCATCGCGGGCGGGATCGCCGCGGCCTACTACGCCACGGTGGGGCTGGCCGACACGATCGCAGCGTCGCTGCCCGCGGGGGTGGTGCCGCCCAGCCCGCTCATCGTGGGCACGTACGGCATCGCGATCGCAGCCGTCGCCATGCTCTCGAGCACCGGGATGGTGGTGGCCATCGACTCGTTCGGTCCCATCACCGACAACGCGGGCGGCATCGCCGAGATGAGCCACATGCCGCGCGAGGTCCGCACCATCACCGACAGCCTGGACGCGGTGGGCAACACCACCAAGGCTGTCACCAAGGGCTACGCGATCGGCTCGGCGGGGCTCGCGGCCCTGGCGCTCTTCATCACCTTCACCCAGCGGGTGGACACGGCCTTCGCCGAGGAGGCCGCGCGGCTGGGCAGGAGCTTCGCGCCCATCGCCTACACCCTCCAGGATCCGCTCGTCATCATCGGCCTCTTCATCGGCGGGGTCCTGCCCTTCTTCGCGAGCTCCATGTTCATGAACGCGGTGGGCGAGGCGGCCCAGTCGGTCATCGTCGAGGTGCGCCGCCAGTTCCGCGAGATCCCGGGCATCATGGAAGGAACGGGCAAGCCCGAGTACGGCAAGTGCGTCGACATCGTGACGAAGTCGGCCATCCGGCAGATGCTCCTGCCCGGCTTCCTGGCGGTGGCCGTGCCCCTGGTGGTGGGCTTCGTGGGCGGGCCCAGGGCCCTGGGGGGGGTGCTGGCCGGCGTCATCCTCACCGGCCTCATGATGGCCCTCATGATGGCAACAGGCGGCGGAGCGTGGGATAATGCCAAGAAGTACATCGAGATGGGGGACTTCGGCGGCAAGGGCTCCGAGGCCCACAAGGCGGCGGTGGTCGGCGACACGGTGGGCGATCCCTTCAAGGACACCGCGGGTCCCGCCCTCAACCCGATGATCAAGATCGTCAACATCGTGGCGCTCCTGATGATCGGCCTGATGGTCCACCGCGCCTTCTAGCGCGACTAGCCCTCCGCTCCCTCTCTTCCCCCCGCCCCCCGGTGGGGCGGGAGAGCGTCCAACAATACTGTTCCCTCCAGCCGCCCACGGCGGCCAACGTCGACACATGCCTGGTTTTGTTGGATGCTCTTAGGGGGTGGGGGGATACAATCAAGTTCCTTTGAACTCCGGGAGAGAATCTTGCTCGAGTGGTTGCTCCGGGTCGTCGGCTACCTCAGCCTCTTCGCGGCCGTCTGCTATCTGGTCTATCTCTTCCTCCCCGTGGAGGAGGGGGGCCTGCGCAGCCGCATCGACGCCTGGGCCTCGCGCCTGCTTTCCGGCGACTTCGCCTCGTTCGCCGTGCCGCGAGCG
Encoded proteins:
- a CDS encoding diguanylate cyclase: MEPDVENTSELLDRLLICLSGLGDMAAEITSNSNLKGSMRTVLRMIKGTFAISKATIVQCQPETRRLTMLAAIGVEERLVLKLSDRAERFWLSNDTPLDAEAMEREPALRHFLAQNEDVLAQLPTTLWIPLVMKGQFYGLLVLSDKLGGAPYSATDRDLLGVMARQIAVALHNHALNFKLDLKVVELERLHEISSIIHSSLNRQTIVRELVGNAVSLLNARRGILMSYDDHAQQFEFEAAFGFTYWPVGSRFKVSELWLEDVLRSGEGQIWHDPLMIPAELDSFTCLAVPIKVRDRVVGVLAVFDKEAGMGIGSFTDSDCQLLAALAVQAAASIENARLYELATVDGLTKLYIRRHFEQRFVEEMRRSQRYGSPLGLMMIDIDFFKKFNDSYGHATGDEVLKLVAATIRKCVREDLDIPARYGGEEMMVLMPETGPEGAVLLAERIRQAIESTDLPGPNGETLHVAVSIGVATFPEHATSEDQLMELADQALYVSKRTGRNRVTLYAPEATAHEVS
- a CDS encoding sodium-translocating pyrophosphatase, whose protein sequence is MSHPIAQSHAQPIADHLSTGAHLQHAQFPVETLPLDVVAPLLGPVTWGAVLASLLVLGYSMLLARNVVAQPAGNARMQEISGAIQEGAMAYLNRQYRTIAVVGVVLAILLGFAFQSPVPTIGFVIGAVFSALAGYVGMNISVRANVRTAQAAEKGLASALSVAFKGGAVTGMAVVGLGLLGVAGIFLALWSGPGEVEQFNMAIEGLAFGASLISLFARLGGGIFTKAADVGADLVGKVEAGIPEDDPRNPAVIADNVGDNVGDCAGMGADLFETYVVTMVAAILLGQMAFPGSAVGVIFPLALGGAAIVASIVGSWFVRLGANNAIMGALYKGTIVSTVISAVLFYFINQAITGQVAYFLASLVGLAVMVLITVITEYYTSTAYRPVREIAKASQTGAATNIIAGLAVGMESTLAPILVIAGGIAAAYYATVGLADTIAASLPAGVVPPSPLIVGTYGIAIAAVAMLSSTGMVVAIDSFGPITDNAGGIAEMSHMPREVRTITDSLDAVGNTTKAVTKGYAIGSAGLAALALFITFTQRVDTAFAEEAARLGRSFAPIAYTLQDPLVIIGLFIGGVLPFFASSMFMNAVGEAAQSVIVEVRRQFREIPGIMEGTGKPEYGKCVDIVTKSAIRQMLLPGFLAVAVPLVVGFVGGPRALGGVLAGVILTGLMMALMMATGGGAWDNAKKYIEMGDFGGKGSEAHKAAVVGDTVGDPFKDTAGPALNPMIKIVNIVALLMIGLMVHRAF